The Halostagnicola larsenii XH-48 region GAGCGCTCGCACGTCGTCCAGTGTGGCGACGCCGCCGCTGGCGACGACCGGAACGTCGGTGGCCTCGACGAGTTCACGGACGGGTTCAGTGGCGACGCCCTCGAGTTGGCCTTCCACGTCGACGTTCGTAAAGAGGATCGCGGCGGCTCCGAGGTCCTCGTAGCGTTCTGCGGCTTCGATCGGCGTCACGCCCGCCCCTTCCGTCCAGCCCTCGACGACGACTTCGCCGTCTTTCGCGTCGAGGCTCACGACTACCGAATTCGGCCGGCGCTCGCTGATTTCGGCGACGATGTCCGGATTCTCGACGGCGGCGGTGCCGAGGATGACCCGGTCGACGCCGCGCTCGAGCAGATCGATCGCGTCGTCGGCCGTTCGAATGCCGCCCCCCAGCTGTGTCGGAACGTCGACGGCGTCGACGACGGCGTCGATCGCCGTCGCGTTCGCTCGCTCCCCTTCGAAGGCTCCGTCGAGATCGACGAGGTGGAGCGTCTCCGCACCGGCGTCGATCCATCGGCGTGCGGCGTCGACCGGATCTCCGTAGCGCTTTTCCGTACCGCGCTCGCCCTGTACGAGCTGGACGACGTCTCCGTCCTGTACGTCGACGGCAGGGATCACTTCGAACGTCGGGAACTGGCTCATATCCGAACGCGCGATGCGAGCCGGGATAATCCCGTTGGTCCGGATCGAGTCCGATCGGGTCTCAGACTTCAGCCGTGTTGTTCTTCTAGGCCAGTCAGCGTCGGACAAAAATACGCGTCCTTTTAGGTCTCCCAGATGTATTTTGTAGACGTGACAGAAGTACTGTTATTCGTCGGAATCCTCGTTGCAATCTTCGTCGGATACAATATCGGCGGCGCGACGACTGGACCGGCGTTCGGCCCTGCTGTCGGTGCAAACATCATCTCGAAGGGGATCGCTGCAGCGTTGATGTCCGTCTTCTTTGCGATCGGTGCGTTTACGATCGGACGGGAAGTCGTCGATACGCTCGGAAACGAACTGGTGACGAGCACCGCCATCTTCACGCTCGAGGCGAACGTCGCCGTGCTCTTTTTCATCGGCGGCGCGCTCTTTATCGGGAACTACGCCGGCGTTCCCGCTTCAACCTCGATGACGGCGGTCGGCGCGATCGCCGCGCTCGGGCTCGCGACGGGCGAACTCAACGTCGCCGTCCTCGGAGAGATCGCGATCTGGTGGATCGTCGCGCCAATCATCGGCTTCTGGATCGGCGGCGTCGTCGGCCGATACTTCTACACGCGAATCAACGAGTGGGTGGCGATCGAAGAGAACACCTCGGAGTCGGCCCTGCTCACCCTCGATACCTCGGGATACGTTCCCCGCCTGAAGACCGTTGCCGGCGTCTCGAGACGGGAGTGGACCGGTTCGATTGTCGTGGTCGTTATCGGCTGTCTCATGGGATTTAGCTCGGGGACGAGCAACATCGCAAACGCCGTCGCACCCCTCGTAGGAAGCGGCGAACTCGCGGAGGATCCCGCCCTCATAATCGGGTCTATCGCGGTCGCGATCGGTGCGTTTACGATCGCTCGCCGAACCCTCGATACGCTCGGGAACGATATCACGAACCTGCCCCTGACCGCGGCGGTCGTTGTCGCCGTGATCAGTTCGACGATCGTCGTCGGTCTCTCTTGGATCGGCATTCCCGCGAGTTTCGTCGTCATCGCGACCATGGCCATCGTCGGTTTGGGCTGGGGCCGCGCAACCAGAACGACTCGCCTTTCCGACGCCGCTCGAGGAGAGGAGACGGCGGTTTCGGTCGGTGCGCTCACGGCCGACGAGGAGGGAGAGCCGTCCCCCAAGATCGGCGAGGAGAACGTCAGCGACATCCCGAAAGCGTCCGATCTGTTCGATCCGTCGACGACTGCTCGCGTAATCCTCATGCAAAACGTCGTTCCGATCATCTCCACGACCGGGGCGTTCCTCACGTTCCGATACGTTCCACTCTTTGGATTCTGACCGCACCCGGCGTTTTTGGAGATCTTTTTGATTTTGCCCCACTCACGGAGCGAAAACGAAACGATCGGTGTACTCTTCACCGGAAACCTCCCAGTCCTGCGTGAAAGACAATTTAGGACTGAACAGCAAGCTATACCAGTGCGGGACTCGAACCAGCGACTGATGCCCACCGTAGAATACCTCAACTACGAAGTGTTAGACGACCAGGGATGGGAGATGGACGACGACGACCTCTTCGAGACGGCGGCTGACGCCGGCCTCGACGAGGAAGACTACGGCACCCTCGAGGTCGCCGAAGGCGAGTACATTCTCGAGGCTGCCGAAGCCCAGGGCTACGACTGGCCGTTCTCCTGTCGAGCAGGCGCGTGTGCAAACTGTGCAGCCATCATCACGGAAGGCGAAATCGAGATGGACATGCAACAGATCCTCTCCGACGAGGAAGTCGAAGAGAAAAACGT contains the following coding sequences:
- the hisA gene encoding 1-(5-phosphoribosyl)-5-[(5-phosphoribosylamino)methylideneamino]imidazole-4-carboxamide isomerase; this encodes MSQFPTFEVIPAVDVQDGDVVQLVQGERGTEKRYGDPVDAARRWIDAGAETLHLVDLDGAFEGERANATAIDAVVDAVDVPTQLGGGIRTADDAIDLLERGVDRVILGTAAVENPDIVAEISERRPNSVVVSLDAKDGEVVVEGWTEGAGVTPIEAAERYEDLGAAAILFTNVDVEGQLEGVATEPVRELVEATDVPVVASGGVATLDDVRALEEAGAAAVVVGSALYEGNFSLEEAQAAVDE
- a CDS encoding inorganic phosphate transporter, whose product is MTEVLLFVGILVAIFVGYNIGGATTGPAFGPAVGANIISKGIAAALMSVFFAIGAFTIGREVVDTLGNELVTSTAIFTLEANVAVLFFIGGALFIGNYAGVPASTSMTAVGAIAALGLATGELNVAVLGEIAIWWIVAPIIGFWIGGVVGRYFYTRINEWVAIEENTSESALLTLDTSGYVPRLKTVAGVSRREWTGSIVVVVIGCLMGFSSGTSNIANAVAPLVGSGELAEDPALIIGSIAVAIGAFTIARRTLDTLGNDITNLPLTAAVVVAVISSTIVVGLSWIGIPASFVVIATMAIVGLGWGRATRTTRLSDAARGEETAVSVGALTADEEGEPSPKIGEENVSDIPKASDLFDPSTTARVILMQNVVPIISTTGAFLTFRYVPLFGF
- the fer gene encoding ferredoxin Fer, translating into MPTVEYLNYEVLDDQGWEMDDDDLFETAADAGLDEEDYGTLEVAEGEYILEAAEAQGYDWPFSCRAGACANCAAIITEGEIEMDMQQILSDEEVEEKNVRLTCIGSAETDEVRIVYNAKHLDYLQNRVI